The Desulfatiglans sp. DNA segment AAACTGGCTAGATTATTGAGCGTCGGATTTGGAACCATGTTTGAATCTGTATTAGCCAATGTAGTACATACAAATGAAATAATTTGAGACAACCTATTATAATCTTCAAGGCTATCTGCTTGAGTTTCTGCATAATGCTCAATTTGTGTTAATAATTCTTTGATTTGCTGAAGATTTGTATGTACTTGGTGATTTTCAATGCGATCAATCCATTCAGACATAATATTACCTCGATTTAAAAAGAGAAAAGGGTCTGCCTTTGACTCTTATTCATCTTCCCCACTTCATCTGACGATCTCCTTTACCCTGCTTACATCCAAAACAAAATTAAAAGAACAAACAGGGGAGCCCTTGATATTGGACTGTTCCCAACAATTATAAATTAAAAACAATTGGATTCCCCGACCTGTCCCGCCATCTTGTCCCGTCATAGCTTTATGCGACGACGGAAGCCTTGGCGACGGCGGATCAGTCGGGGAATGACGTCCGGTGTTTAGATTCTCGCCCTGCCCTGTTAAATGATATTTTTATCCCGCTACGTTGATTTAACAGGGTTCACCCTATTAAATGTTGTTACACAGCCCGCTATGCGGATTTAACAGGGTAAAAAATGACGACAAAAATACTATTAATAAAAATCTTGATTCAATATTCCCAGTACACAACACGGGATCTCTGACAAGATTCAAGATTTTAGAAAAAACGATAAGACTGATAAGACAATTAATCATTATACCCGAAAATATAATGGGTAGGTTTAAGGCTAATTTTTTGAAAAAGTAAGGGAAAAGATAGAGGTCAAAAGCAAGAAGTCAGGAGTCAGAGGTCGGAGGTCAGTAAGAAATGCGGGGAATCAGGCTATAGGCTTTAAGCGGTTTGAGAAATATTTAAATGCAGCAGGGAATCCCACAAGGGTGTATTGCCGAACGATTAAGAGAAAAAGAGATCAGAGATCAGCATTTACCAAAAATGGCAACATTGATAGTTTCGTAAAAAAACTGAATCTCACAAAAAGCCACAAAGTCGCAAAGGTAAATACTTAAAATAAAACTGTTTTTCTTGGTGTTCTTTGTGCCTTTGCGTGATAAATTACCCTTTTACAAATTATCAAATATTTTAATTTTGCAATTAATGTGCCATCAGCCTGGTAAGGCATTGTGTGGAATGGGTAAAATAATGGTTCGGGAAGAGAGTCCGGGTCTATTTTTGACGCACCTCAAAACATCAATAAATTAAATATGTTAAGGTGTAATGATGCTGAGGTGCGCTTAATTTTTTCATTCATGCTATACAGAATTAATTCTAGTCATACTCAACCGGGGCATCAGGAAGTCCGCATGAACCGTCAGCGCACTGGTCAGCCTTACCTGCCCGCCATTTATCTATGGATGAGCTTGTTACATATGCAAAGTCGCACGCCTTGAAGAATGGCCCTGTTTCGCCCCCGGTAACAATGATATTGATCTTTTCAGGGTCATAATATGGTTTTATAACCGCATCACCGGGCAGTTTTTTCCAGGAGGCATAGGGTTCAACACCCTGATCCGCAAGAGGCTTTGTAAGAAAATCCACATAATCGGTCCGCCAGAAACGGTCTGCTGTCATTTGGGCTGTTTCGGAGATGGCTTTGCTGAAATCCTCTTTTGTAGCATACCCCTCTGATTCCTTAACTATTTTTGCTGCCGATGGATCAATAATTACAGTTGCTGAAGCATTGTATGCGGAAAAGGCCTGCAAAAGTATTGCCGCCTCTTCGGCATGAGACCTGAATGCAGCCCCTCCCATGCTGTGGCTCATGGTCCAGCCGCGGAATATGCTCACGACGCTATCGTCAGGGTTAAAACCTTTCTGTACATGGAAAGGCTGCCATACACTCTTTTCCTCATTCTCTGCAATGCAAAGATTATTATAGGCTATTGTGTTCCCCTGTGATGACCATAAGGTTCCCTTTATCCTGTTCCCACCTGTTACATGGCCTAATAGTGTCCATGCCCTGCCTATGGTGGAGTTTGCGATATTAATGGGGCTGAATGCGCCGATACCGGAGTTCATGCCTGTCTCATTTCTGATAGGACCGTTTACAACAATCATGGCTGCAAATGGGGTGGTTGACCCCATGATTGCCCTCTCGCCTGTGGCTACGACTGCAAGGATCACAGGGAAAAACTCCGGCCTTGCGCCTGCCATTACGGCGACTATTGCAACATCCATAACTGTAACCTTGACAGGGTTAAATGGATTTGGTTCTGCCACAATATCATCCGGGGATGCGGATGTCCCTTTGAGCATACGCTCGACACGTTCCTTTGTCGGGAGTATTACCGGCAGGCCGTCTGTCCAGCCCTTCTCATAGAAAAGGCGCTGAAGATTATCTTCGGTATCAGGGGTTAGAAAACTCTTTTCATTTTTATCCTGTGCCTTTTTAAATTCAGCCCTTTTTTTTGGCGGTTTTGTAAGGGCGTCAATGATCTCATCAGACACGATCCTGCCTGTTTCAGGGTTCTTGCCAGTGATGTATCCCATGAGTGCATCATCATGAGCGCCCACAACCGGATGGGCAGTGTAAATAAAGGGGGTGTCACCGCCAAAACCCCCTTCTGCCGCCTCTTTAAAGGCAATGGTTGAAAGCGATGCCGTGGGGATACCCATTGCTTCAAGCTCCCTGCAACCGGAGGCGACCCCTCCGACACAGCCGGGTCACCCTGCTACACCAAGTATTGCGGCATCACCCTTTTCGCTGATCTCTTTATACAGTTCAGGGGCGCTTCCCATAAAGGGTGTGCCCGGTTTTCGCCTGCGCACTGTCTTAACTTTTGGCATATTTTTGGTAAACCATTGCTGAAGCTGTATCATGAACCTTGCGCTCCCGCCAAAACCTGTATCAACAAGGTAGACGGTTTTATTATCAAGGGAACCGGGGCGCTTTGCCATTGTGTATTCAGACTTCGCAAGGAATGCGGTTTCAGGTAATCCGCCTACACGGCCAATTTCCGGGTTTATTACGTTTGAAATCAGATTGCCTGCCATTTTTTGCCTCCATCTTTATGCCTGGTATAAACAGAAGAATAAATTTATTCAACAGGTGGATAATACATTATGTTATACTTGGGGCCAATTAATATTTTATTTTTTTATGTGTTGATATATTTATTAAAAAATGTTTCGTTTCCGAATAATATAGATAAATCTACAGATAGTCAGCAGGATAATATTTTTAACCCAATGAATAAACCTTATATGCACAGGAGGATAACTTGAATTCTAAAAAATTTTTCATGGGATATCTTTCCATATTTTTATTTGTACTGATCAGCACCTGTACAAACTCTCTGGCCCAGACCCCTGGAAGCCCCACCTCTTTTGCCGCTCCCAAAGTTGCTTTGCATCCCCTGCTAAAAAATGCCCCGGAGCTTTCATTAATGGGTAAAAACTGGGATGGCAACTCCGCACTTGCGCTTGAGATGGAGCGGCAGGCCCCTAAAAAGGTCATTAACCGCACTGCCATGAAAGGGATACAAATGAACACCGGTACAGGTGAAAAGGTTGCCTTGAGTACAGTCTATGACCAGACCTTTACTGCCCATGCAGCCCTCGGCAGCCAGTTGAATAAAATTCCCACTACAGCCCTGGTGGGCAGGCCGCAGGTCAAAGAGGCAATAGTAGAATTCCCTGAAAGCCTTGTCATGATCCGTCAGGTCAGGGTGGTCATTCGCGACCCAAAACAGGCGGCAGCAGCAGCGCCTGAGCTGGCATCCTTTCTTGCACCGGTGGATCATGCATCTGTTGCCAATGCGACTGTTAACTCGCTGCCAGCGGATGAGCAGGAGGCCTTCCGCCGATTTCTCAAGGAAGAGCTGCCCCTTCTTGATCCTGATGATCCTCTGCGCTTGGCCCTGCAAAATGGCGGAGAGGACGCTGTTCTGCGCGCTGCCCTGAGCGGTGAAGGCATCTTTGATGTCACTGACGAGGTGGTTATTGAGCGGAATCTATATAATGATGGGGCGCTTCGTCTTTCGCCACAGATGCGTCCACTCATGATGCAACAGAAGCAGACCACCAGGGCAAAAAAACAGGATGCCATCACATCTGTAAGACATAAAAGGGCTGGCTCCGGCAGTGTTATCAATCAGCAGCCAGGCCATGAATACCAATATGAAAATGGTGAAAAGGCTGAAGGCGCCCTTGAAATAAGCGAGTCTTTTCTTGCAGGGTTCACACTTGGGCAGGAATTTAAGTGGGAGCGCAGGTGGAATTTCAGCTGTGGTTTCCTGCGCCTGACATACACTGTCGGATATGGCTTTGGTCTGCGCATACCGCTTAAACTTGAGGGAAACCTGTCGCCCACCCGTATAGTGCGTAGCTCTGCGGATGATCCCGGTCGTAATCTTAACCTCACTCTTAGAGCTTCTGCACTTGATGCGGATGAAAATTATTACAGAAGAGTGGGTGTTCCTCAAACACAGTTATTCGGAGGGCAGGAATTTGTTCTTGAGGCAGGCGCAAGGTTCAGTTATAAGCTCTACGCACTTGGGAAAGACTGGGTCAAGGGATCAATGGACGACGGGGCCTTCAGCCAGAGCTGCGACTTTACCCCGCCCATTGGAACCACACCGCGTGAGCTGTTCTCCATTGATATACCTCCAGAGGTTACACAGACCAACCTTCCCGCAGGTCCTCTCAACGGTTACCTGCAGCTTGGTTTTGTCATGCTTGGCAGCGGTAAGGCTTTAAGTCAGACAACCCTTATTGCAGACAATGCTACAATAGTGCAAAAGAGCCTCCAAATGCCTAATTCAAATATAATAACTGAGGCGCTCCACCTGCAGCCGCTTTCACCAGGCGCCCCTGGCTCGATTCAGGAACAGAAATATGGTGTGCGTATTGATGCGCCACAGTATTTTCTTACACTTCAGCCAACAGCGCGTGTGAGGGTCGGCATCTCTATTTCAGCCGGAAAACTCAAACGCTCTGTAAATACAGACTGGATCAATGTTGTAAGCCTGAACCTGGGTCAGATAATGCTTCAACCCCATGCAGGCACACGTGACTCTTACCAGTGGAATGAGGGTGTGCGTATTTTTGAGACACGTTCCAGCTCTAACAGACCTTCAGAACAGCAGATGAAGGATGCCCTGAAGGCTATTCAGCCGGGGCAGTAATTTTAATCGATAATCAAATCCAGGCAGATAACAAGATGCCCTGAGTCATTTAAAAAACTCAGGGCATCTTTACCCATGCGCAATACCCTGTAAAAGCAATTTTTTTAGTGATATTGATTTATTTACAGATCAAATTATTTATGCAATATATTTGCAGGACGCATCCGCCGTCGCTAACCACCTTTCCATCCTCCGTAGCAGTAGCTACTGCGGAGGACGGGCGCTAAAGCTTCCGCCGTCGTTAAATAACTATGGCGGGATAAAATGGTGGTCGAAGAAACTATGGCGGGACAGGAGGCGCAGGGCTCAAGGTTTATAAAACCTTTTACTGCAAAAGGAGAAACCGCTCATGTATACAAGGGAATATCTTAAAGGATTTGTAGACAAATATATGAAGGCACTGGAAATGAGCGATTTTTCCGGGGTTCCTCTATCAGCCACATACAAATACTCTGAAAACTGTGAGCTTATAAGGCTTGGTGAGGGGATCATATCATTCAGGGTAAAGGAAAAGGTCAGACTTGAGATATACGATGTGAAGACAGGTCAGGCGGCAATTCAATCTGTCCTTGATGATGATAAAAAACTCATCATGTTTTTCCTGCGCATCAGGATCGTTGACGATAAAATAACTGAAATAGAGGCACTCGTGAACACCGGGGCAAAGGGGGTGCCCATACCCTTTGACCCTGCCAACATAAAAGAGATATCAGGCAACTGGCGAAGGTCAATAAGGCCGGCAGAGCGTGATTCAAGGTTTAAGCTCATGGATGTGGCAGACGGCTACTGGCGCGCAATGGAGACAGAGGGCACTGCCGATTATGTAAGACCTGCCATAATGCCTGATGCGGAACGGTATGAAAATGGCATGCACACCACAAACGAGGTTATGCCTGATCTGTCAGAGTTGTTCGGTAAGGATGGCCCGGTATTTATCCCGGCTTACCCTTTCCCTGATAACAGCCCACATACAGCCCTTCAGGATTTTGACCACGGGGTGTGGAAAGGCACTTTAGTTAAAGACAGGCGATACCCTGTTATTGATGAGGAGAGGGGCATAATCGTAAGCCTCGCAAGGTTTGCCGGCAAGGATGATCAGTCGAACAACCCTGATGCAGGGCCTGCCCCATATGTGGCAGAGTTCTTTGCAGTTACCAGGGGATGGATAAGAGAGGTGCATGTTGTTATTGCACCGGTAAAACCCAGTGTGCCGACACCATGGCCGCTGGAGGTATGGTAGAAAAGCAGGGGTCTAGGGGCCAAGGGTTCGAGGGTTCAAGTGTTTTTTCTTTTACCCTAGACCCCTGGACCCCTAGACCCCTGGAACCCTTTTTTTTGGAGCCAAATAAATGTCTGATAATAAGGTTGATATAATTTCAGGAGAGACAGAAAAGAGTGTAGACACACCAAAAATGCACACATTTTCAATTTTATCCCTGATCTATTTTATAATTGCACATATGGCACATCACCTCTTAACTGCACTTCCGCAGCCAATGCTTCCCTATATGCAGCAGGAGTTTAAACTGAATTATACAAAAGCAGCTACAATTACCTCTGCTTTTTCCATCTCAGGCGGTCTGTCACAACTACCGGCTGGATGGCTTGCTGACCGTATTGGGCCGACATTCCTTATAACGATGGGCATAGTGGGTGTTGCTATCGGAGGTCTGTTTGTCGGGTTATCCATGAATTACTGGATGGTTATAGGTGCACTTGTCTTTATGGGGCTTATGTCAGGAGGCTATCATCCTGCATCAACTCCCCTGATTGCCATGTCCGTTCCGCCTCACTTAAAAGGAAGGGCCATAGGGTTACATCTTGTAGGTGGTAACAGCAGCTTTCTCTTTGCCCCGCTTATTGCCGCTGAAGTGGCAGGTATGTGGGGATGGAGAGGAGCCTATCTTACTCTGGCGGTTCCAACTGCGGTGCTTGGCACCATGTTCTTTTTCTATCTGAACAAAAGATATGGGAAGGCACATATAGAGGCAATGAAAAAGAAACAGACAGAAGAGAAACCCCCACAGCCGGGGTATAAGAGGCGTTTGTGGGCATTTCTTATCATGATGGTTCTTGGCGGGGGTGCAGGCGCTACCGTCCATTCATTCCTGAGTTTGTATACGGCAAATGAACTTGGGGCCACGAATGAACAGGCAGCCAGGGTTCTTGCTTGGGTCTTTATGCATGGCATATATGGCGGGTTTATAGGTGGATTCATATCGGACAAGATAGGCAGTGCAAAGGTTATAATTGCTACCGATATCCTTGGAGGACTCCTGATATTCGGTCTAGTTGGAGTTCAGGAGTACAATGTCGCATACATAGCTGTTCTTATTTCTCTAGGGCTTGTTCATGCAATCAGATTCCCGGTTGCAGAGGTCTTTATAATGGGCCAGTCACCTGCAAAACACCGCTCAATGATATACGGGATATATTATTCAACTATGCAATATACCGGTGCCATCTTTGCGCCTATCATGGGGCATTTTATTGATATATATGGTTTCCATACCATGTTTACATTCTCAGCCTATGCAGTCACAGCAGTTGCCTTTATTACTGCATTTTTTATATATGATGCGAAGGACTGATAATAAACAGGCGCAGGGTTCAGGGCGCAAGGCGCAAGGTAAAACTGTAAAAGCTTTCCCCTGTGCCTTGAGCCTTGTGCCCTGCGCCCCTATTCCTTATACTGCTGCCATATAGGATCTGCATCCGAAGCAAATCCGACCAGTGCATCATCCCATGCCGGTTTACCTGTCCCATCTTCCATTGTGTTGAGAGGAGAAGAGGATATAAAATCCTTAATGATGTTCTTAATCTGTTCTTTTGTTAAGCCACCTGTTTTTTCCATATGGAATTTTCCTTGTTTCTTGTTCTTAAGGATCATGTATAGTATAGAAAGATATAATTTTCAAAGGGGTATTTAATGACAATAAAAGAAGAGCAGATAATGGGATGTCCTTCATGCGGGCACAAACAGAAGATGGAGTTTTACCAGGCGGTTAATGTAAAACTCAATCCTGAGTTAAAGGAGCGGCTATTCAGGGGTGAGATCAACCTCTTCAAGTGCGATGAATGCGGGAACAGGGCGGTTGTTGATCTGGTGTTTTTATATCATGATGCGGATAAACGCTTCTGTATCCAGTACTGCCCCTTTGATCTTGTGGCTCAGCGCAGCGATAAGCTATCCGGAATGTATAATATAGAAGGCAAACTAAATATCCCTGCCAATATAAAGCTTC contains these protein-coding regions:
- a CDS encoding MFS transporter yields the protein MSDNKVDIISGETEKSVDTPKMHTFSILSLIYFIIAHMAHHLLTALPQPMLPYMQQEFKLNYTKAATITSAFSISGGLSQLPAGWLADRIGPTFLITMGIVGVAIGGLFVGLSMNYWMVIGALVFMGLMSGGYHPASTPLIAMSVPPHLKGRAIGLHLVGGNSSFLFAPLIAAEVAGMWGWRGAYLTLAVPTAVLGTMFFFYLNKRYGKAHIEAMKKKQTEEKPPQPGYKRRLWAFLIMMVLGGGAGATVHSFLSLYTANELGATNEQAARVLAWVFMHGIYGGFIGGFISDKIGSAKVIIATDILGGLLIFGLVGVQEYNVAYIAVLISLGLVHAIRFPVAEVFIMGQSPAKHRSMIYGIYYSTMQYTGAIFAPIMGHFIDIYGFHTMFTFSAYAVTAVAFITAFFIYDAKD